Proteins encoded in a region of the Suricata suricatta isolate VVHF042 chromosome 10, meerkat_22Aug2017_6uvM2_HiC, whole genome shotgun sequence genome:
- the TAC3 gene encoding tachykinin-3 isoform X3: MRSALLFAAILAVSLAYSFGAVCEDSQEQVVPGGGHDKKDLDLYQLPPSLLRKLYDSRSVSLGGLLKMLSKASMDPKESPLPQKRDMHDFFVGLMGKRNSQPDTSIDVNQENVPSFGTLKYPPNVE; encoded by the exons ATGCGGAGCGCCCTGCTGTTTGCAGCCATTCTGGCTGTTAGCCTGGCTTACAGTTTTGGGGCTGTCTGTGAGGACTCACAGGAGCAGGTGGTGCCCGGTGGGGGCCACGACAAG AAGGACTTGGACCTCTACCAGCTGCCCCCTTCATTGCTCCGGAAACTCTATGACAGCCGCTCAGTCTCTCTGGGTGGATTGCTGAAAATGCTGAGCAAGGCTAGCATGG ATCCTAAGGAATCGCCACTTCCCCAGAAAC GTGACATGCACGACTTCTTTGTGGGACTTATGGGCAAGAGGAACAGCCAGCCAG ACACTTCTATTGATGTAAACCAAGAGAACGTCCCCAGCTTTGGCACCCTCAAGTATCCCCCCAATGTGGAATGA
- the TAC3 gene encoding tachykinin-3 isoform X4 yields the protein MRSALLFAAILAVSLAYSFGAVCEDSQEQVVPGGGHDKDLDLYQLPPSLLRKLYDSRSVSLGGLLKMLSKASMDPKESPLPQKRDMHDFFVGLMGKRNSQPDTSIDVNQENVPSFGTLKYPPNVE from the exons ATGCGGAGCGCCCTGCTGTTTGCAGCCATTCTGGCTGTTAGCCTGGCTTACAGTTTTGGGGCTGTCTGTGAGGACTCACAGGAGCAGGTGGTGCCCGGTGGGGGCCACGACAAG GACTTGGACCTCTACCAGCTGCCCCCTTCATTGCTCCGGAAACTCTATGACAGCCGCTCAGTCTCTCTGGGTGGATTGCTGAAAATGCTGAGCAAGGCTAGCATGG ATCCTAAGGAATCGCCACTTCCCCAGAAAC GTGACATGCACGACTTCTTTGTGGGACTTATGGGCAAGAGGAACAGCCAGCCAG ACACTTCTATTGATGTAAACCAAGAGAACGTCCCCAGCTTTGGCACCCTCAAGTATCCCCCCAATGTGGAATGA
- the TAC3 gene encoding tachykinin-3 isoform X1: MRSALLFAAILAVSLAYSFGAVCEDSQEQVVPGGGHDKKDLDLYQLPPSLLRKLYDSRSVSLGGLLKMLSKASMDSIPQLHIVLAFIDPKESPLPQKRDMHDFFVGLMGKRNSQPDTSIDVNQENVPSFGTLKYPPNVE; this comes from the exons ATGCGGAGCGCCCTGCTGTTTGCAGCCATTCTGGCTGTTAGCCTGGCTTACAGTTTTGGGGCTGTCTGTGAGGACTCACAGGAGCAGGTGGTGCCCGGTGGGGGCCACGACAAG AAGGACTTGGACCTCTACCAGCTGCCCCCTTCATTGCTCCGGAAACTCTATGACAGCCGCTCAGTCTCTCTGGGTGGATTGCTGAAAATGCTGAGCAAGGCTAGCATGG ATTCCATTCCCCAGTTACACATTGTTCTTGCTTTCATAGATCCTAAGGAATCGCCACTTCCCCAGAAAC GTGACATGCACGACTTCTTTGTGGGACTTATGGGCAAGAGGAACAGCCAGCCAG ACACTTCTATTGATGTAAACCAAGAGAACGTCCCCAGCTTTGGCACCCTCAAGTATCCCCCCAATGTGGAATGA
- the TAC3 gene encoding tachykinin-3 isoform X2 has protein sequence MRSALLFAAILAVSLAYSFGAVCEDSQEQVVPGGGHDKDLDLYQLPPSLLRKLYDSRSVSLGGLLKMLSKASMDSIPQLHIVLAFIDPKESPLPQKRDMHDFFVGLMGKRNSQPDTSIDVNQENVPSFGTLKYPPNVE, from the exons ATGCGGAGCGCCCTGCTGTTTGCAGCCATTCTGGCTGTTAGCCTGGCTTACAGTTTTGGGGCTGTCTGTGAGGACTCACAGGAGCAGGTGGTGCCCGGTGGGGGCCACGACAAG GACTTGGACCTCTACCAGCTGCCCCCTTCATTGCTCCGGAAACTCTATGACAGCCGCTCAGTCTCTCTGGGTGGATTGCTGAAAATGCTGAGCAAGGCTAGCATGG ATTCCATTCCCCAGTTACACATTGTTCTTGCTTTCATAGATCCTAAGGAATCGCCACTTCCCCAGAAAC GTGACATGCACGACTTCTTTGTGGGACTTATGGGCAAGAGGAACAGCCAGCCAG ACACTTCTATTGATGTAAACCAAGAGAACGTCCCCAGCTTTGGCACCCTCAAGTATCCCCCCAATGTGGAATGA
- the GPR182 gene encoding G-protein coupled receptor 182 yields MSVKGNMGPTPTEGFTTAPANDFGEIHNWDELLYFFNHTLPECHMKLREDTKQVTLFVLYLAIFVVGLVENLLVICVNWRCLGRGGLLNLYIFNMAIADLGIILSLPVWMLEVMLDYTWLWGSFSCRFTHYFYFANMYSSIFFLVCLSIDRYVTLTNASPSWQRHEHRMRRAVCAGVWVLSAIIPLPEVVHIQLVESSEPMCLFMAPFETYNTWALVVALFTTVLGFMLPFPLLVIFNVLTACRLRREGWPEGRRHCLLVCAYVAVFAICWLPYHVTLLLLTLHGTHVSLHCYLVRLLYFFYDIIDCFSMFHCVANPILYNFLSPRFRNQLLSTVVHYLPKVRARGDRRASSSSSSSTQHSIIITKEGAQPAAAGPSTTQA; encoded by the coding sequence ATGTCAGTCAAGGGCAACATGGGGCCTACCCCCACAGAGGGGTTCACCACAGCACCTGCCAATGACTTTGGAGAGATCCACAACTGGGATGAACTGCTCTACTTCTTCAACCACACTTTGCCCGAGTGCCACATGAAGCTCAGAGAGGACACCAAGCAAGTGACTCTCTTTGTCCTCTACCTGGCCATCTTTGTGGTGGGGCTGGTGGAGAACCTCCTGGTGATCTGTGTCAACTGGCGCTGCCTGGGCCGGGGAGGGCTGCTGAACCTCTACATTTTCAACATGGCCATAGCGGACCTGGGCATTATCCTATCTCTGCCCGTGTGGATGCTGGAGGTCATGCTGGACTACACCTGGCTCTGGGGCAGCTTCTCCTGCCGTTTCACTCACTACTTCTACTTTGCCAACATGTACAGCAGCATCTTCTTCCTGGTGTGCCTCAGTATTGACCGCTACGTCACCCTCACCAACGCCTCTCCCTCCTGGCAGCGCCACGAGCACCGAATGCGGCGGGCCGTGTGCGCGGGTGTCTGGGTCCTCTCGGCCATCATCCCACTGCCCGAGGTGGTGCACATCCAGCTGGTGGAGAGCTCAGAGCCCATGTGCCTCTTCATGGCGCCCTTTGAAACATACAATACATGGGCCCTGGTGGTGGCCCTGTTCACCACCGTCCTGGGCTTCATGCTGCCCTTCCCACTCCTGGTGATCTTCAATGTGCTGACAGCCTGCCGCCTTCGGCGGGAGGGGTGGCCAGAAGGCCGGCGCCACTGTCTGCTGGTGTGTGCCTACGTGGCCGTCTTTGCCATCTGCTGGCTGCCCTACCATGTGACTCTGCTGCTGCTCACGCTGCACGGGACCCACGTCTCCCTCCACTGCTACCTGGTCCGCCTGCTGTACTTCTTCTACGACATCATCGACTGCTTCTCCATGTTTCACTGCGTCGCCAACCCTATCCTTTACAACTTTCTCAGCCCGAGATTCCGGAACCAGCTGCTGAGCACTGTGGTCCATTACCTCCCCAAGGTCCGGGCCAGGGGGGACAGACgtgcttcctcttcttcctcctcgtCTACTCAGCACTCCATCATCATCACCAAGGAGGGCGCCCAGCCCGCCGCAGCAGGCCCCAGCACCACCCAAGCCTGA
- the ZBTB39 gene encoding zinc finger and BTB domain-containing protein 39 — protein MGMRIKLQSTNHPNNLLKELNKCRLSETMCDVTIVVGSRSFPAHKAVLACAAGYFQNLFLNTGLDAARTYVVDFITPANFEKILSFVYTSELFTDLINVGVIYEVAERLGMEDLLRACHSTFPDLESTAVAKSLTGASEGHSGAQSCSSAEPAYPLGDLRAGGEHFGPDRNYVLPSDAGGSCKDEERNVTGDTNHSLPLPQQPLPPKTEDHDAPAPFTSVPSMVTQPGLSTASMAIQTSTSSCQPYKVQSNGDFSKSSFFTADNAIDITTGTNSCLSNSDHSKDPGFGQMEELQLEDLGDDDLQFEDPTEEIGTAEEVIELSDDSEDELTFGEHDSRENKAMPCQVCKKVLEPNIQLIRQHARDHVDLLTGNCKVCETHFQDRNSRVTHVLSHIGIFLFSCDMCETKFFTQWQLTLHRRDGIFENNIIVHPNDPLSGKLGLFSGTAPAELKCAACGKALAKDFHVVRGHILDHLNLKGQACSVCDQRHLNLCSLMWHTLSHLGISVFSCSVCANSFVDWQLLEKHMAVHQSVEDALFRCHLCSQSFKSEAAYRYHVSQHKCSSGLDARPGFGLQHPALQKRKLPAEEFLSEELALQGQPGNSKYSCKVCGKRFAHTSEFNYHRRIHTGEKPYQCKVCHKFFRGRSTIKCHLKTHSGALMYRCTVCGHYSSTLNLMSKHVGVHKGSLPPDFTIEQTFMYIIHSKEAEKNPDS, from the coding sequence ATGGGCATGAGGATCAAACTGCAAAGCACCAACCACCCCAACAACCTGCTGAAGGAACTCAACAAGTGCCGGCTCTCGGAGACCATGTGTGATGTCACCATTGTGGTGGGGAGCCGCTCCTTCCCAGCCCACAAAGCTGTGCTGGCCTGTGCCGCTGGCTACTTCCAGAACCTCTTCCTGAATACTGGGCTCGATGCCGCCAGGACCTACGTGGTAGACTTCATCACCCCTGCCAACTTTGAGAAGATCCTGAGCTTCGTCTACACATCAGAGCTCTTCACAGACCTGATCAATGTTGGAGTCATCTACGAGGTAGCCGAGCGCCTAGGTATGGAAGATCTCCTTCGGGCCTGTCACTCTACCTTTCCTGACCTGGAAAGCACTGCTGTGGCCAAGTCCCTGACTGGCGCCAGTGAGGGCCACTCTGGTGCCCAGAGCTGTAGCTCAGCAGAACCTGCCTATCCCCTTGGAGACCTCCGGGCTGGTGGGGAGCACTTCGGCCCTGATAGGAACTATGTGTTACCTAGTGATGCTGGAGGAAGCTGTAAAGACGAAGAGAGAAATGTTACCGGTGACACTAACCACAGCCTGCCTCTGCCACAGCAGCCACTGCCACCAAAGACAGAAGACCATGACGCTCCTGCCCCTTTCACATCTGTTCCCAGTATGGTGACTCAGCCAGGCCTCAGCACTGCCAGCATGGCCATCCAAACCAGCACGAGCTCCTGCCAGCCATACAAAGTTCAGAGCAATGGAGACTTCAGTAAAAGCAGTTTCTTCACTGCTGACAATGCAATTGACATTACCACTGGGACCAACTCCTGTCTGAGCAACAGCGACCACTCCAAAGATCCAGGTTTTGGGCAGATGGAGGAGCTCCAGCTGGAGGACCTGGGGGACGATGACTTGCAGTTTGAAGACCCCACTGAGGAGATAGGCACAGCCGAGGAGGTGATCGAATTGAGTGACGACAGTGAGGATGAGCTGACTTTTGGAGAGCACGACAGCCGCGAGAATAAGGCCATGCCCTGCCAGGTATGCAAGAAAGTTCTAGAGCCCAACATTCAGCTGATCCGACAGCATGCTCGGGACCACGTGGACCTGCTGACAGGCAACTGCAAGGTCTGTGAGACCCACTTCCAGGACCGAAACTCCCGGGTGACCCATGTCCTGTCCCACATTGGTATTTTCCTCTTCTCCTGCGACATGTGTGAAACTAAATTCTTTACCCAGTGGCAGTTGACCCTCCACCGGCGAGATGGAATATTTGAGAACAACATTATTGTCCACCCCAACGATCCCCTGTCTGGGAAGCTGGGTTTGTTTTCAGGGACAGCCCCTGCAGAGTTGAAGTGTGCTGCCTGTGGGAAGGCACTGGCCAAAGATTTCCACGTGGTCCGGGGGCACATCCTGGATCACTTGAACCTGAAGGGCCAGGCCTGCAGCGTCTGTGACCAGCGCCACCTCAATCTCTGCAGCCTCATGTGGCACACGCTGTCCCATCTCGGCATTTCAGTCTTCTCCTGCTCGGTCTGTGCGAACAGCTTTGTGGACTGGCAGCTCCTAGAGAAGCACATGGCCGTGCACCAAAGTGTGGAGGACGCCCTCTTCCGCTGCCACCTGTGCAGCCAGAGCTTCAAGTCGGAGGCTGCCTACCGCTACCACGTCAGCCAGCACAAATGCAGCAGTGGCCTTGATGCCAGGCCTGGCTTTGGGCTCCAGCACCCAGCTCTCCAGAAGCGGAAGCTGCCAGCAGAGGAGTTCCTGAGTGAGGAGCTGGCTCTGCAGGGCCAGCCTGGGAACAGCAAGTACAGCTGCAAGGTCTGCGGCAAAAGGTTTGCGCACACAAGCGAGTTCAACTACCACCGGCGGATTCACACGGGCGAGAAGCCATACCAGTGTAAGGTGTGCCACAAGTTCTTCCGAGGTCGCTCAACCATCAAGTGCCACCTGAAGACGCACTCGGGGGCCCTCATGTACCGTTGCACGGTCTGTGGCCACTACAGCTCCACCCTGAACCTCATGAGCAAGCACGTCGGCGTGCACAAAGGCAGCCTCCCGCCCGACTTCACCATCGAACAGACCTTCATGTACATTATCCATTccaaagaggcagaaaagaaCCCGGACAGCTGA